GGTGTATGCCAAGGTCGCACTCCACGACGCCCGGGGAGTCGGTGGCGAACTGCCAGAGCTCTACGCCGGGTCGGCGGGGTAATATACATTTTGCAGGCCGTCGGGCATAAGGTCGTTAATTAGCTGCAAATGCAGTTCACGGCGCAGCGTGCCCTCACATAAGCCGTGATCCTTGAAAATGACAAGCAGGGCGTCACCGTCGGGCAGGCAATTTTTATAAGCGTCACCGGAGCGCGAGGCCGTGAAAGTATGGCCGTGCTTAACTGTATATGTCAGCACAAAGTCCACCCCGTCGGGGAGTGGCACGATTTTGGCCGGCAGCGTCGCGGAAGCGCTCACGGAGACAAAGTCGCTTTTGTAGTTTATATGTCGTGTTTCGGTTGCCATTATGTGAGTCTTAAATTACCTTTGCCGTCGAGACGTAGCGCGCCGGAGGCCGTGAGACGGCAACGCGGTGGCACAACATCGATGCAAAGTGTTTTGTAAACCGATGTGTCGGAGGTAGCCACGGCATTGACATAAGAGCGGCCGAGACGCGCGGGGGGTGATGAAGCCGTCGGGCGAAACGTCGAGGGCTTGGTGGTCGCCCATGCAGAGGACAGAGCGAGGCCGAAGCTGGGGAACAGGCGGGCGCGTATCTGCTGGCGCACGGGATTGGCGAGCGTTACAGTACGGGGCGCGCTGATGATGTCAACACGGAGCGGAGCCGCGAGGCTCTGGCCGGATAGCTGGGAGATGAGCGAGTCGATACGGGCGCGGGCGGCTTCGGACTTTTGGAGCTCCGCGCGTGTGTCGGCTGCGGCAGTGTCAGCCCCGGCGAGCCGTTTGTCGATGTCGGCCAAAATCTCCGGGAGGTTGACCGATAAAAAGAGGCTGACGGCAGCGTTGATGTCGTCGCAGGCTTCAATGAGGCCGCAGAACAGCTCGCCAACCTGACGGGCCGACACGGTTTTAGCGGCCACCGCGTCGCGTATGGCCTGAGCTTGAAGCAGCAGCGCGCCGTGTCAAGCTGCTTGAGGTCGTTTTGGGTGAGTGGTTCCATTTTGAGGGATTAAAAGAGTTAAGAGAACACCTCGTCGAAAGGGTCCTGAAAAATTCGTGTAAGTTCGTTTTTGCTCTGAATGTTGAGCGGTCGGCCGGCGTTAAGGTCGGCGATCACTTCGTCGATTTTGTCAACCACAATGCCGACGTTATCGGGGTCGAACTTCTGGGCGACAGGCGGGCGGCGTGTTCCGGTCTGGTAGAGCAACTCCAGATAATCGGCGCGGGTATGTCGGTGGCAGGGCTGATGTGTTGCACGGCATAGGCCGAGCGGACAGCCGGGGCCACAACGTCCTCGAGCTCAAAGATGAGCGGGAGGCCGTCGGCGAGTGTGGCCGTTATACTGATGTCGTTGCGCTGAGCGAGGGCGAACACACCGGCGACCGAGCCAAGCGCGATAACTGCGGCGTCGAGGAGTGTTTGACGGTCTGAAACAATAAACTGCATAGGCTAAGAGATTATAACCACCCCGTCGGGGGATAGTGTGAGGTTAGAGACAGGGAGGCCGCAGGCTTGCAGCATTTTTTTAGTGTTGCCCGGCCAGAACGGGTCGGGAGTGCCGGCGAGCATTAGGGGCGCTTCTGCACCGAGGAGGGGGTGTTCCTTGATGTCGCCGCGGAGGGAGCGGATGACAAATTCAGCAATGAAAGAGTCAGCCGGGGCGATGAGCGCGCCGGAGGGTGCGACAAGGAGGTCGCCGGTTGTTGTGTCTATTTGCAGTCCGTTCATTGCTTAATTTTTTCGTTTTCGTAATCACTGCGCTTTGTCAGCAAAAGGGTGTCGGCGCTCCAGTCGGCAGCGGCAGTTTTAAGAGCTGCGCCGCCGTCCTGAGCAACAGGGACCCAACCGGCCATAATACCCTTTAACTTGTTAATCTCGTTTTCGATTGTGTTAAGCCGCTTTGTGAGGTCGTCGATTTTAACAAGGCCGTTGAGTTTGCCACCGTTAAAAATTATATTGTCGGCGTTGATGTTGGCGGACATATTGGCGGTTTTAATACGGCAGCCGTCAGCGTCCATGACGGCGGAGGTGTCACCGATGACGACTTCGGCCTGTTTTATTTTCTCAGTGCTCAGAACCACCCCGGCGGCACCGTCTGCGACGAAGCCGACAATAACAAAACTGCCAACTTCCGGATAAAGCCAAAAGCCGTAATTCGCGCCCTGATTTGCTTGTAGATTGACACCGAGCAACGGGGCGCCCTCATTAAGCGGGGTGCAGTCGATTGTGCGGGCTTTTTCGTCCACGGCGTCCACGGTGCAGACCAGCGCGACAGTCTCGCCGTCGGTCTTTGCCAGTTCTCTGATGATATTTCGTAAATCTGCCATAACTGTTTATTTAGTCGCCGACACGCAGCCCGAGCGTTATTTCCTGACGGTAGCCGGACGTGCCGTATTTAATTACATTCTTTTTGACCTGATAGACTCCGGCTTTTTTGCCGTCGATAATTAGCCCGATAGCGTCGAGGCAGTCAACAAGCGAAGCCCCGAAAGTCGTAAAAGAGCCGGTGAGGCCGTCGCGTTTAAGGCGTTTAATTTCCTGTTCGGCCCACGCCTTTAACTCGCTTTCGGTTTTGTTGTAGGTGTGGAGCGTGCGGTGTTCGCCGTCGGCGTCGCCGACCTCAACTTTGATTTTTTTATTATCCGGCATAAGGCTGACCGCCTTAACGCGCAGGCGCATATTTTCAGCCTTTTGCTGCTGGAGGCTCTGGTCTGAAATGATGTTAAGCCCGGAGCGGAACACTTGCGAGGGAGTACTGTCGCGGTCAAAGAGCACGCCACAGTAAAGAACCGGCTCGCCGTTCTCATATCGGAAAAATGAGCGGATGCCCTGTTCTGATAATCTTCCGAGCAAAGCGGCCACAGTGTCAGCGGTGACACGATAAGCACCGAGCGACTGTTCGCCCATAACATTGAGCCGGTAAGTTATGCCCTGATCCTTAAGAAGCGTTTCAATAGTAACAGAGCGGTAGGCTTTTTTCTGTGCCGGCATTTGTTTGAGTTTGAACATATCATCCTCGCAGGTAATGACAACCGGAGTTTTGAAGCCTACGTCACGGACATAACCCACAAAAGCAAGCTGTAAATTACCGTTATATCCCAGATAAATACGCACGGAGTCGCCACGATGCACAGGAATTTCAGCCGAGCCGTTCCACTTCATTTTTTTAGGGAGTGTTATTTTGGCTTCGGCTGTGAGCTTCTCAGTGTCGCGTACAATCTCCACCGCCGAGACAAAGCCGATGTCCCAGCAGCGCTCGCCGGTTATCTCAATTTTAGCACACAGCTTAAACATGGGTTAAACGGTATTTAACGGGTGTTTAATAGTCGTATCTGTTTGGTTTCATAGAGCCGTAGCGCACCGGGTTGCGTGCGTCGTCCCCGTCCTCACTCTCATAGAGAGGTAAGTCGGGGGAGGCTTTGCCGGCTTGAATATCGCGAAGCCATTTGATAGCGTCGTTATAGAGACATTCCCGGCGTTCGTGTCCCATATTCTGAGGGAGACGGTGAACCATTAGCCAAAGGGAAATATTTACGGCGCACTGTACGAGCATAGCGTTACGCTCTGAGCCCTCAGAAGCAAATACCCGGGTCATATCGTAGCGATAACGCAGATAAGAACCGATTTGCTCCAGGGCGGCGGCTTCGGCGGTCAGGCGTGTTTCTTCGTTCTGTGTTATCTGCTTGAGCTCGTATTCGTCGCACACGCCCCGGTAGTCGTCAAGAGTCAGGAACATAGGCCGGAAGTTTTGGGCATAGCTTCATAAATTGCAATTTCGCGGGCTTTTTCGGCAGTCAGGCCGGGGAGGCGCTTTTGCCGGATCATTTTTTTAACGCCCTGCATAGATACGCAGACCGGGCGCCCATGAAGCACAAGCACCAGGAATTTTTTACGGTGGAGGTCAGCGGAGCGCTGAGCTTCACGGATCGCGCGTTTTTTGCGCCAGTCGAACAGGAGGGCGCGGAAGTATTCAAATATTACCATGATACATTTTTTGCGTTAGGTCGCAACCCTATTGAAGTGGATGAAACAATTTTCTTTTGTCGGGTATCTCTCTGTAAAATCCATATAGCGCCCTCGTCGGCGTCCGGTGCGTCGTCGTGTCCGCGCATACCCTTTTCAAATGCGAGGGTCTGGTCGATGCCGGCGAGCATATCGGGGTCGTCTCGCTGGCTCTCGTCGTAATAGACGAACCCACGCTCCCACAGTGGCGAAACAGCTTCAACGCGCTGGAACTTGTCAGGCTTTTTGCGCTTGTCGCCGGTCATTGGGAGCTGGTAGCCGCGAAGTTCACCCTCTCGCATAAATTCATCGAGGATGGTGTCCTGCATAAAATTCGCCTCCATGTACCAGCGCACGGCGATACCCTGAGCGCGCGCCCATTCGTAAAGGTCGTAACACCAGCGTACCATTTCGGCAACGGAGCACTGACGGACAAAAGCACGGAGGTGCCAGAGCTGAGTCCCGGCTTTCCCCCAGAGTTTCGCCGCCTTAAAGTCATTTTTGTTTGAGCCTTTGAAACTGGGGTCGATATAAAGCACAATTTCCGAGAACTTAGACCAGGCAGGGCGCTTACCCCAGCGGATCCACTCGTTGCGGAACACTGCACCCTCAATTATCGGGTTATTCATGTATTCTTTTTGAAATGCACGATAACCGGCGACGTCGGCAATTGCCTGCACTTCCTCCGGGGTCCATTTGGCAGCCCAGGAAATATCGCCGTTTTTGTCGTAGATGTTTACACGGGTAACGTGTACGCTCTTAATATCGCACCACTTCGCCAGCACTGAATTTTTGGCAATCATATTACCGACCATAAAGAAGCGGCCGCGCCCACCGTCGAGAGTACCGAACAGAGCCGAGCGCACCCAGTCGAACAGCTTAGAGACACGCGCCGGACTTTCCACCAGTTCGTCGTCGTCGAGGTCGTCAATAACGATGTAATCCGGACGGTGTGAGCGGTAGCGCAGACCACGCGGAGACTGACCGCGACCACGGGCAAAAAATGCGACTTCCGTCTGCGTTACAAATTCTCCCTCCTCCCAGGATCCGGCGTTGTACTGTTCCCCGAAATCGGCAATATAACGCTGGTTGTACTGTAACTCCGCCTGAATGTCACCCAACAGAGTTTTAGCGTTATCCTCAGACTTGCCGACGATGACCATAACGTTAATTTCGCGGCGTTCCTGACACATTAGCCACATAGGGACAAATACGTCCATATTGGTAGACTTAGCCGCACCACGATGCCAGACAAAACCGGCTTTGAGGTTTCGGTTGGCTTTTATCTTATTGGCCGCGTCAATGTGGAATTTAGCGCAAGGGGTAGCTTTCCCGGTTTCGGGGTTAATAGTCCAGTGTGGGAAATAGTAATCAACGAAAGCGGTATAATCAGAGCGCAGCCGGGCAATGCGCGCGAGACGCTGTGCCGGCGATTCTATGATGTTAATGGAAGTGGCAGCCTGCACCGTTTCGCAGTGCTGTTTCCATTCCTCAATCGCTTTTTTTAATTCCGCTTTTGTCATACTTTAGAAAGACTCTTTTAATTTTTCAGAGATGAAAAGGTCGTGATAATGGTTAATGGTTTTGAGCAGTTCCGGGGTGACATTCGGGTCGAAGCTCATACGATATTGCAGCCATTTGCTGAAAGCCATAAATACCTCTATAATGTCAACCACGGAAGTTTTTTTGTCGAGGCGTTCAACAGTGGCGGCAAACTTCACAAGTTTGTCAGCGCTGGCGGCTGTTTTCTCCGGGCTGGGGTCATTTGCCAAATCCTCCAGTAACACATTTATGGAGTTAAAAATTTTATTAACCAGTTCCTGTCTCGTAATGTTGGCGGCGGCTCGTGCCTGTTCCCAGCCACCCTCCGCAACCCATTTTGTGACAGTCTGAGCAGATACGCCGACTTTTTCAGCAATAGACTTCTGAGGCTCCCCTGCATATATAGGAGGCGCGCGTGTTCGCGTTGCTGTTCGCGTTCCTTTTTGGTTTTAGTTGCCATTCATAATAAACCGAGAATTTAAGTTAACACCCACACTGCGGGGGCGTTTTCGATATTTCGCATTATCGGCGGCACCTCAGCATAGCAGGAGTAAACTCCGCTCTGCGTTCGGTTTGCACGATAATTCACACTGCAAAGTTGGGGTAAAAAAGTGCTATGGTAAAAAAGAGTGTAAAACTTTTACACTCTTTTTGTTAGGGTTGTGAACAATGCTCAACTTTGCACCGCTGAACGACTTAAATACATTCTTTGCATAGCAAAGCGGCAAGCCGATTAGCGGAGTAGAGCAGCCGGTAGCTCATTGGGCTCATTCCCCAAAGGTCGCAGGTTCGAGTCCTGCCTCCGCCACCAAGGTAAAAAAGATTAGGACAACCGCCCCGGGCACAGGGGACACACCCACCACCTCCGGACCAAGCCCCTAAGTGCCCCGGGCATTTTCTTTGCGAGAGTTAATATTTTAAAATACAAAGCGTGGCAAGCACGATAAGTGAAACGAGACAACTACAATGAAAGAAGTAATAATCTCAACTGAGGCAGTAAACAGCTACGGCACGCGTGTGCTGACTTCGGGCATAGACCTGGAGCAGTTCAAGCGCAACCCGGTTTTGCTATGGATGCACCGCCGTGCTTTCGACGGTCAGTCAATGCCTATCGGCAAAATTGACAACCTCAGAGTTGAGGAGGGGAAGCTGATAGGCACCCCGATATTTGACCAAAACGATGAATTTGCCCGGAAGATAGAGAGCAAATGGGAAAGCGGATTTTTGCGCATGGCTTCGGCAGCCCTGGAGCCTACCGAAGTGAACCCAGACCCGGCTTTAGCATTGGAAGGGCAGACACGTGCAACGGTGACACGGTGCAAACTTATCGAGGTTAGCATTGTGGATATTGGCGGCAATGATGAAGCCCTGCAACTCTGTGGAGCAGACGGCAAGCAGTTGAAGCTCGCCGCCGGTGAGGATGCCCCGACACTTCCGCTCTTGAAACTGAACGAACCCAAGCCCGCGCCGGAGAATGAACCCGGCGAGGGGGAGGAAATCAATAACAATAATAAAATAATAAAAACAGCGATGAACAAAGACCAGTTAATCCTCTTAGGACTTCCCGAGGATGCGTCCGACGAGCAGGTAACAGCCGCGCTCCAGCTGATGAAAACCAAGGCGGACAGCGCCGAAACTTTGCAGCTTGCGTCCGTAACTCAGTACGTGGATCAGGCTATTGCCGACAGAAAGATTTTAGCGGCGCAGCGTGAACATTACATTAAGCTCGGTAAAGCCGCCGGCGCAGAAATGCTCGCAGACACATTCAAGGCTATGCCCGGACAGCAGAAGCCCACCGACACACTGAACCTGAACAAACAGAGTGCCCCCGGTGCAGGTGAACAGCCTAAGAAATACACCAAGTTAAGCGAAGTGCCGCAGAGCGAACTCATTGCACTCCGCAAAGACCAGCCCGCGGAATATATGCGCCTGTATAAAGAAGAGTACGGCGTAGACTGCCCGCCCCTAAGCGAATAAATAAACCCTATAAACACAATCAACAACAGCAATGAAATCGAAAAGCAATTTTTTTAAGAAGCTGCTCGGCATAGTCAGCTGCATGATTATGGCCGTTGCGTTCAATGCCGCCGCCGGCGCTACCTGTGCTGTGGCAATCGGCTGCGCCCCTGAAACCGGAGCAATCGCCGGCAATGTTCTGGCACTTGCATTAGGTCAGGCAGCCCCCGCGGGTTCATTCCGTGCCGGTGTCCTCAAAGAGATATGGACCGGTGAGCAGATCAAACAGTTCCGCACCGCCCTGGAGTCGTGGGGCTGGCTTGCAAGAATCCGCAGTTATAACCAGTATGTAAATAACGACGTTATCCACTTCGTTGAAATCGGCGGTGACCCCACGGTGCTTGTAAATAATACCACCTACCCAATTCCTGTTACTGCTCTGGAGGATGCGGACAAGCCTGTGAGTCTTGACAAGTTCACAACCGAGGCAACCCCTGTGACCAATGATGAGCTGCACGCTATCAGTTACGACAAAATGGCAAGCGTTCAGGAACGCCACCGCGATGTATTGGTCGAGGCGTTCGGTCAGCGTGCAATACACGCCATTGCCCCGGATGAGAATAAAACCGGCGTGCCTGTGCTTTTCACTACCGGCGAAGCTGTAGAGGGTCGCAAGCTCATGACTTCGGCTGACCTTTTGGCAGTCAAAAGGAGCTTTGACAAAATGGGTATACCCAAGCAGGATCGCGTGCTGGTGCTCTGTTCCGACCATGTGAACGACCTGCTCCAGACAGAGCAGCGTTTCAAAGACCATTACAACATTAACCAGACCGAGGGCAAAATCGGCCGCCTGTATGGTTTTGACATTTACGAATATGACGGCACACCCTATTACAACTCGGCAGGTAAAAAACTTGCATGGGGTGCTGTTCCCGGTGCGACCGACTCGCAGAGCTCCGTTGCGTTCTATGCCGGCAGAATGATGAAAGCCGCAGGCTCAACAACATTCTACTGGAGTAAAGCCGAGAACGACCCTCAGAACCACCGCAACCTCGTTAACTTTGACCAGTACGGCATTTGTCTGCCTTTGTCTGAGACCAATTGTCGTATGGCAATAGTCAGCGCAAAAGCGTAAAAAACCTATGGCTACACTGAAACAAGGAAGCAGAGGCGCGGAGGTAAAAGCCCTGCAACAGCGGTTAAACCTCATACCTGACGGTATTTTCGGACCGTTGACCGAGGAAGCCGTCAAAGAGTTTCAGAAGCGTAAGGGGTTAACGGCTGACGGAATAGCCGGAGCGCAGACACTTGCAGCTATGGGCGCGACACCCGGAAAGCGCAAGGTCGATGAAATCATTCTGCACTATACGGCAACGCCGGAGGGTGAGGAGTTTTCAAATACCCGGATAAAAGCAAGCCATTTGGCGCGTGGCTTTTCTGATATAGGCTACCACTATGTTATCGGACTAAACGGGGAAATCCGCCCCGGGCGGTCCGAGGCAGTGGCCGGAGCGCATTGCACCGGACATAATACGCGGTCAATCGGTGTGTGTTACGTTGGCGGATGTCCGCCACGTAAGACCCCGAATTGGCAAAATATCGGGAAGGACACACGAACCCCGGCACAAGAGGCTACGCTTGTAAAGTTGGTTAAAGAACTTCTCAAGAAATACCCCGGCGCTACTGTTCACGGTCATAACGAATTTGCTAATAAACCGTGCCCCGGCTTCGATGTAAAAAAATGGCTCACAAAAGTGGGTATTAAACAGTAACAATATGAATTGTCGTGCCAGTGAGAGCAGAGCGGAGCTTGCTCCGGCTATGCCGAGCGCAGCCGACAAAGCATTGGAACAATGAATGAGCGGCGAAATAATAACAATCATAGTATCGGCGCTTGTTGCGGCGGTATCTGGTCCCGTAGGGGCATGGGTTGGCCGCAAACTGGAGCGCACTAAATACCGCATTGAACTTAAGACGCTGAGGGCTGAAATGAATAATAAGCTCGCAGAGGTCAAAAGCAATGAGCTTGAAAACGTGCGAAAGGCTGCGGACATACTGATGGAAAGTATTGTGCCGCCGCTCAAAGCCGAAATAACTAACTTACGCAAAGATGTGCAAAGACTCAACAACGCACTGGAGCGCATTTGGGGCTGTCGTCATATTGATAGCTGCCCTGTCAAATTCGAGCTGCTGCTCACACCGAAAGGTCGCGGAGCACACCAGGACGGAAACAACGGAGCATGTGACGACGAGCGCCAAAGGTTGCGAGGTGCACACCCAACACCAAGAGGCGACCCTGACGAGGGAGACCCAAACCCGGGGGCTGACGGTTACGGAGATTGAGGTCTACGACACTGAAAAGCAACCCGACCCGGACACCGGACAAAGACCGTTAAAAGCCAAGATCCGGCAGACCCACGGCGAGGAGCAGCAGAGTAATGAGGCGGCAGATATTACCGCCGAGGAGAAAGCCGAGACCGAAACCGAAGCGGTGCAGACCATTGACGGCGGCACGCTTGACGAAGTGACGGTAACAGCTACCAAAGCCCCGAGCCTGTGGGAACGGTTGAAAGTCGCCACCCTGATATTGGCTGCAGTTCTGATCCTGTCAGTAGCAGGGTGGAAAATATATAATCTAAAACGTAAAAAGATATGAGCAACGAAACAAAAGAAAAGACCACAGCCGAAATCGCAGCGGAAAATCTGGCAACGATTAATGAAGCCGGCGCCGTCACTGCGGAGGAGATGGCACACGTCGCGGCAACCTTAGAGACAGCTTCGGCGAAAAAGTCAGGCAAAGGCAAGAACCAGCCCGAGCCGGAACTGGTCGCAAAACTGAAAGCAGCCCGCGCCAAAGCAAAGGCGGAAACTGACGCCCTTACTGCTGTGGGTAAAGCAGCGTGCCGGCGTCACAGTCTCCCGGCAGTATGGGTGACAGCCGACGGCCAGTGTTTCAAACAGGAAACTGACGCCCGAAACCACGGCAAAAGTCTGGGATTTTCGGCAGTACCCTTAAAAGTGGAAGCGTAATGGCAACAAGTCTGAATATACAGAGACAGAACGGCAATGTCCCCAAGTCTCTGCCCGGTGAGGACCATATAACCGGTTTTGTGGTCTATCTTCCGGCGGCAGATATTCCGGCCGCGTTCAAAACCGACCACGTGCAGCCACTCAGCACCATTGACGCGGCGGAGGCTGCGGGTATTAAGGAGGATGCAGCAAGCTGGGGCGTGCGTGTGCTTCACTATCAGCTCAGCGAACTTTACCGAATTAACCCGGCTGTAAGCCTGTATGTGGCGATCTTCGAGAAGCCGCAGGGTGAGTCCCAGACATTCGCCGAGCTTAAGACAGTGCAGAACTTTGCGGCCGGCCGTATCCGTCAGATCGGCGTATGGTGTGGCGACCGCACCCTTAGCGGTGACGACCTCACGGCCCTGCAGGGTGTCGCGGACGCACTTGCCGGGGAGGAGGCGGAACTGTCTGTCGTGTACGCCCCGAAAGTGGGCACGCTCAACACAATGCCGGTTAACCTTGCGGGTGAGAATAAAAGCCGCGTCAGCGTGGTGATAGGTCAGGCAGGAAGCGGCAAAGGAGCAGACCTGTTTAACGACAAGACCAACACCGGGAAAGCAAGCGTCAGCGGTCTGGGTGTCGTTATGGGCTTGCTTAGCAGCGCAAAGGTTCACCAGTGTATTGCATGGATCAAAGAGTTCCCCACCGGTGTAAGTCTCCCGGCTTTCGGTGACGGTACACTGTTGCGCGATGTGGATAAAGCATTGCTCGAGACACTTGACACGGCGCGTTATCTGTTCTTTATCACTCATACCGGGCAAGCCGGAAGCTATATGAATGACAGCCACACAATGGACTCCGCAATCAGCGACTACGCAGCCATTGAGAGCGTGCGAACTATGGATAAGGCTGTGCGCGGCATACGCACATACGTAAAGCCGGAACTCGGCGGCAACGTATATGTTGACGCTTCCACCGGACAGTTGGCAAGCTATACCGTGGCGCATTTGGAAACTGTGGCAAACCAAGCCCTCGAGGCTATGGAACGAGCCGGGGAACTTAGCGGCTACAAAGTTGAGATAGACCCGGAGCAGGATGTCGCAAGCACCAGCCTGGTAGAGTTCGTAATCAAGAATGTTGCAGTCCCGGTTATGCGACATGTGAGAATTAAAATCGGGTTCGCTAAATCCGTATAACCTAAACACAAAAGGCAAAAGCAATGAACGTAAGCATTAAAAACGGCGTGCCTATGGTTAACGGCATGTTAGTTGC
The nucleotide sequence above comes from Duncaniella freteri. Encoded proteins:
- a CDS encoding DUF2586 family protein; its protein translation is MATSLNIQRQNGNVPKSLPGEDHITGFVVYLPAADIPAAFKTDHVQPLSTIDAAEAAGIKEDAASWGVRVLHYQLSELYRINPAVSLYVAIFEKPQGESQTFAELKTVQNFAAGRIRQIGVWCGDRTLSGDDLTALQGVADALAGEEAELSVVYAPKVGTLNTMPVNLAGENKSRVSVVIGQAGSGKGADLFNDKTNTGKASVSGLGVVMGLLSSAKVHQCIAWIKEFPTGVSLPAFGDGTLLRDVDKALLETLDTARYLFFITHTGQAGSYMNDSHTMDSAISDYAAIESVRTMDKAVRGIRTYVKPELGGNVYVDASTGQLASYTVAHLETVANQALEAMERAGELSGYKVEIDPEQDVASTSLVEFVIKNVAVPVMRHVRIKIGFAKSV
- a CDS encoding N-acetylmuramoyl-L-alanine amidase; its protein translation is MATLKQGSRGAEVKALQQRLNLIPDGIFGPLTEEAVKEFQKRKGLTADGIAGAQTLAAMGATPGKRKVDEIILHYTATPEGEEFSNTRIKASHLARGFSDIGYHYVIGLNGEIRPGRSEAVAGAHCTGHNTRSIGVCYVGGCPPRKTPNWQNIGKDTRTPAQEATLVKLVKELLKKYPGATVHGHNEFANKPCPGFDVKKWLTKVGIKQ
- a CDS encoding phage protein Gp36 family protein, translating into MFLTLDDYRGVCDEYELKQITQNEETRLTAEAAALEQIGSYLRYRYDMTRVFASEGSERNAMLVQCAVNISLWLMVHRLPQNMGHERRECLYNDAIKWLRDIQAGKASPDLPLYESEDGDDARNPVRYGSMKPNRYDY